The proteins below come from a single Mya arenaria isolate MELC-2E11 chromosome 6, ASM2691426v1 genomic window:
- the LOC128238050 gene encoding uncharacterized protein LOC128238050 isoform X4, whose translation MKKGIHLQIQEGETLVIPPRRLIRHETKDPCYLEVKRNLNNVHMIDKHELQAFGLSTYFDAVNRGEILTEEEKNKWQWFRFMSFYEYKGKGSACILALNGFYHEGSHGQDATRCFSCKVRYSNWQVGDDVKAIHRQLSPACNFHSELGQATVSVAGNNSGQQRPHTDQALCSGQTSEGLGNFPIDDPADYGPSGGRLEPALPGPFRNNDTHDEEGVVGLPCIYPSVNAADHYDDTLSRFNSSTDDGNMHGRDIRVNENVTLNGSPNARLADAREDEPGSNAIIDDHFDNPADVQRTISDAPVESSGNIGRQNHLVDNGCNNIDHQRPNRYGRLTVNLDDDNLGKENARQSETETSEASKLPVAQTARFNGGHNTTSRQHESVGDSVVRTHAYLQMDQALFNNDGKPTINLDDDNLGKEIARQYGTETGEYNTLPVAQAARFNRGHRNASPQHESVGDSVVRTHAYLQMDQALHNNDGKPTVNLDDDNLGKEIARQYGTETGEYNTYLMHQRQHGQRPLTDEKHGDGLDVCIHRRPKHACQICPKKPP comes from the exons ATGAAAAAAG gtattcatcttcaaatacaagaag gTGAAACACTCGTCATCCCACCACGGAGGTTGATCAGACAC gaaaCAAAGGATCCATGCTATTTAGAggtaaaaagaaatttaaacaatgtaCACATGATCGACAAACATGAACTGCAAGCATTTGGTCTTTCTACATATTTCGACGCCGTCAACCGTGGGGAAATTCTCACTGaagaggaaaaaaataaatggcaatggTTTAGGTTTATGTCCTTTTATGAATACAAAGGTAAAGGAAGTGCTTGCATATTAGCATTAAATGGATTTTATCACGAGGGAAGCCATGGACAAGATGCCACAAGATGCTTTTCCTGCAAAGTAAGGTACAGTAATTGGCAAGTAGGCGACGACGTGAAAGCAATCCACAGACAACTATCACCTGCGTGCAATTTCCATTCAGAGTTAGGTCAAGCTACTGTATCTGTTGCCGGAAACAATTCAGGACAACAAAGACCGCACACAG ATCAAGCACTTTGTTCGGGACAAACCAGCGAAGGCTTAGGGAACTTCCCCATTGACGATCCAGCTGATTACGGTCCCAGTGGTGGACGACTCGAACCAGCACTACCGGGGCCTTTCAGAAATAATGACACACACGATGAAGAAGGGGTCGTTGGTTTGCCTTGCATATAC CCGAGCGTGAATGCAGCGGACCACTATg ATGACACGCTTTCAAGATTCAACTCTTCAACTGACGATGGGAATATGCACGGAAGAGACATTCGTGTAaacgagaatgtgacattgaatGGAAGCC CTAATGCTAGGCTAGCTGACGCTAGGGAGGACGAACCAGGGTCAAATGCAATAATTGATGACCATTTTGACAATCCAGCCGACGTACAAAGAACCATCAGCGATG CACCCGTTGAAAGCAGCGGAAACATTGGAAGACAGAATCACCTAGTTGATAATGGCTGTAACAACATCGACCATCAAAGACCGAACAGATATG GTAGACTTACCGTCAACCTGGATGATGATAATTTGGGAAAAGAGAATGCCAGACAGTCTGAAACAGAAACAAGCGAAGCCAGCAAAT tACCTGTAGCCCAAACCGCCAGGTTCAACGGAGGTCACAACACAACTTCTCGACAGCATGAAAGTG tcgGTGACAGTGTTGTTCGAACACATGCGTATCTTCAGATGGACCAAGCACTCTTCAATAATGATG GTAAACCTACCATCAACCTGGATGATGATAATTTGGGAAAAGAGATTGCAAGACAGTATGGAACAGAAACAGGTGAATACAACACAT TACCTGTAGCCCAAGCCGCCAGGTTCAACAGAGGTCACAGAAATGCTTCTCCACAGCATGAAAGTG tcgGTGACAGTGTTGTTCGAACACATGCGTATCTGCAGATGGACCAAGCACTCCATAATAATGATG GTAAACCTACTGTCAACCTGGATGATGATAATTTGGGAAAAGAGATTGCAAGACAGTATGGAACAGAAACAGGTGAATACAACACAT ATTTAATGCATCAAAGGCAACATGGTCAACGCCCTCTGACCGATGAGAAACACGGTGATGGTTTGGATGTATGCATTCACCGAAGACCCAAACATGCATGTCAAATATGCCCCAAGAAACcaccataa
- the LOC128238050 gene encoding uncharacterized protein LOC128238050 isoform X7 — protein MGNNISIGDNNNFENIHFHLQQNSDEIKYENLASQKDTSNNTSSGEHDDQTVIKSIFKLVKNNLSQQKNVEQTPIEIDEETHITEPFQCNEKVANIKNDLDERTEDNSGEMQHIYAKKIPRYPFHFKETKDPCYLEVKRNLNNVHMIDKHELQAFGLSTYFDAVNRGEILTEEEKNKWQWFRFMSFYEYKGKGSACILALNGFYHEGSHGQDATRCFSCKVRYSNWQVGDDVKAIHRQLSPACNFHSELGQATVSVAGNNSGQQRPHTDQALCSGQTSEGLGNFPIDDPADYGPSGGRLEPALPGPFRNNDTHDEEGVVGLPCIYPSVNAADHYDDTLSRFNSSTDDGNMHGRDIRVNENVTLNGSPNARLADAREDEPGSNAIIDDHFDNPADVQRTISDAPVESSGNIGRQNHLVDNGCNNIDHQRPNRYGGDSVVRTYAHLQMHQAPNNNEGKYFRERYLTHKSPFLYIITFSLRILLLLRLQFFK, from the exons ATGGGGAATAATATCAGTATCGGGGACAACAACAATTTcgaaaacatccattttcatcTGCAGCAAAATTCAGATGAAATAAAGTATGAGAACTTAGCATCTCAAAAAGACACCAGTAACAACACTTCTTCAGGCGAACACGATGACCAAACAGTCATTAAATCCATATTCAAACTAGTAAAGAATAATTTATCACAACAAAAAAATGTAGAACAAACACCAATTGAAATCGATGAAGAAACACACATTACTGAACCGTTTCAATGTAATGAAAAAGTAGCGAATATCAAAAATGATTTGGACGAACGTACCGAGGACAATTCCGGCGAAATGCAACACATCTATGCAAAGAAAATTCCGCGATAtccatttcattttaaggaaaCAAAGGATCCATGCTATTTAGAggtaaaaagaaatttaaacaatgtaCACATGATCGACAAACATGAACTGCAAGCATTTGGTCTTTCTACATATTTCGACGCCGTCAACCGTGGGGAAATTCTCACTGaagaggaaaaaaataaatggcaatggTTTAGGTTTATGTCCTTTTATGAATACAAAGGTAAAGGAAGTGCTTGCATATTAGCATTAAATGGATTTTATCACGAGGGAAGCCATGGACAAGATGCCACAAGATGCTTTTCCTGCAAAGTAAGGTACAGTAATTGGCAAGTAGGCGACGACGTGAAAGCAATCCACAGACAACTATCACCTGCGTGCAATTTCCATTCAGAGTTAGGTCAAGCTACTGTATCTGTTGCCGGAAACAATTCAGGACAACAAAGACCGCACACAG ATCAAGCACTTTGTTCGGGACAAACCAGCGAAGGCTTAGGGAACTTCCCCATTGACGATCCAGCTGATTACGGTCCCAGTGGTGGACGACTCGAACCAGCACTACCGGGGCCTTTCAGAAATAATGACACACACGATGAAGAAGGGGTCGTTGGTTTGCCTTGCATATAC CCGAGCGTGAATGCAGCGGACCACTATg ATGACACGCTTTCAAGATTCAACTCTTCAACTGACGATGGGAATATGCACGGAAGAGACATTCGTGTAaacgagaatgtgacattgaatGGAAGCC CTAATGCTAGGCTAGCTGACGCTAGGGAGGACGAACCAGGGTCAAATGCAATAATTGATGACCATTTTGACAATCCAGCCGACGTACAAAGAACCATCAGCGATG CACCCGTTGAAAGCAGCGGAAACATTGGAAGACAGAATCACCTAGTTGATAATGGCTGTAACAACATCGACCATCAAAGACCGAACAGATATG GCGGTGACAGTGTTGTTCGAACATATGCGCATCTTCAGATGCACCAAGCACCCAACAACAATGAAGGCAAGTATTTTCGAGAAAGATATCTAACACATAAGTCACCCTTCTTATACATAATTACATTCAGCCTACGCATTTTGTTATTGCTTCGCTtacagtttttcaaataa
- the LOC128238050 gene encoding uncharacterized protein LOC128238050 isoform X2, translated as MGNNISIGDNNNFENIHFHLQQNSDEIKYENLASQKDTSNNTSSGEHDDQTVIKSIFKLVKNNLSQQKNVEQTPIEIDEETHITEPFQCNEKVANIKNDLDERTEDNSGEMQHIYAKKIPRYPFHFKETKDPCYLEVKRNLNNVHMIDKHELQAFGLSTYFDAVNRGEILTEEEKNKWQWFRFMSFYEYKGKGSACILALNGFYHEGSHGQDATRCFSCKVRYSNWQVGDDVKAIHRQLSPACNFHSELGQATVSVAGNNSGQQRPHTDQALCSGQTSEGLGNFPIDDPADYGPSGGRLEPALPGPFRNNDTHDEEGVVGLPCIYPSVNAADHYDDTLSRFNSSTDDGNMHGRDIRVNENVTLNGSPNARLADAREDEPGSNAIIDDHFDNPADVQRTISDAPVESSGNIGRQNHLVDNGCNNIDHQRPNRYGRLTVNLDDDNLGKENARQSETETSEASKLPVAQTARFNGGHNTTSRQHESVGDSVVRTHAYLQMDQALFNNDGKPTINLDDDNLGKEIARQYGTETVPVAQAARFNRGHRNASPQHESVGDSVVRTHAYLQMDQALHNNDGKPTVNLDDDNLGKEIARQYGTETGEYNTYLMHQRQHGQRPLTDEKHGDGLDVCIHRRPKHACQICPKKPP; from the exons ATGGGGAATAATATCAGTATCGGGGACAACAACAATTTcgaaaacatccattttcatcTGCAGCAAAATTCAGATGAAATAAAGTATGAGAACTTAGCATCTCAAAAAGACACCAGTAACAACACTTCTTCAGGCGAACACGATGACCAAACAGTCATTAAATCCATATTCAAACTAGTAAAGAATAATTTATCACAACAAAAAAATGTAGAACAAACACCAATTGAAATCGATGAAGAAACACACATTACTGAACCGTTTCAATGTAATGAAAAAGTAGCGAATATCAAAAATGATTTGGACGAACGTACCGAGGACAATTCCGGCGAAATGCAACACATCTATGCAAAGAAAATTCCGCGATAtccatttcattttaaggaaaCAAAGGATCCATGCTATTTAGAggtaaaaagaaatttaaacaatgtaCACATGATCGACAAACATGAACTGCAAGCATTTGGTCTTTCTACATATTTCGACGCCGTCAACCGTGGGGAAATTCTCACTGaagaggaaaaaaataaatggcaatggTTTAGGTTTATGTCCTTTTATGAATACAAAGGTAAAGGAAGTGCTTGCATATTAGCATTAAATGGATTTTATCACGAGGGAAGCCATGGACAAGATGCCACAAGATGCTTTTCCTGCAAAGTAAGGTACAGTAATTGGCAAGTAGGCGACGACGTGAAAGCAATCCACAGACAACTATCACCTGCGTGCAATTTCCATTCAGAGTTAGGTCAAGCTACTGTATCTGTTGCCGGAAACAATTCAGGACAACAAAGACCGCACACAG ATCAAGCACTTTGTTCGGGACAAACCAGCGAAGGCTTAGGGAACTTCCCCATTGACGATCCAGCTGATTACGGTCCCAGTGGTGGACGACTCGAACCAGCACTACCGGGGCCTTTCAGAAATAATGACACACACGATGAAGAAGGGGTCGTTGGTTTGCCTTGCATATAC CCGAGCGTGAATGCAGCGGACCACTATg ATGACACGCTTTCAAGATTCAACTCTTCAACTGACGATGGGAATATGCACGGAAGAGACATTCGTGTAaacgagaatgtgacattgaatGGAAGCC CTAATGCTAGGCTAGCTGACGCTAGGGAGGACGAACCAGGGTCAAATGCAATAATTGATGACCATTTTGACAATCCAGCCGACGTACAAAGAACCATCAGCGATG CACCCGTTGAAAGCAGCGGAAACATTGGAAGACAGAATCACCTAGTTGATAATGGCTGTAACAACATCGACCATCAAAGACCGAACAGATATG GTAGACTTACCGTCAACCTGGATGATGATAATTTGGGAAAAGAGAATGCCAGACAGTCTGAAACAGAAACAAGCGAAGCCAGCAAAT tACCTGTAGCCCAAACCGCCAGGTTCAACGGAGGTCACAACACAACTTCTCGACAGCATGAAAGTG tcgGTGACAGTGTTGTTCGAACACATGCGTATCTTCAGATGGACCAAGCACTCTTCAATAATGATG GTAAACCTACCATCAACCTGGATGATGATAATTTGGGAAAAGAGATTGCAAGACAGTATGGAACAGAAACAG TACCTGTAGCCCAAGCCGCCAGGTTCAACAGAGGTCACAGAAATGCTTCTCCACAGCATGAAAGTG tcgGTGACAGTGTTGTTCGAACACATGCGTATCTGCAGATGGACCAAGCACTCCATAATAATGATG GTAAACCTACTGTCAACCTGGATGATGATAATTTGGGAAAAGAGATTGCAAGACAGTATGGAACAGAAACAGGTGAATACAACACAT ATTTAATGCATCAAAGGCAACATGGTCAACGCCCTCTGACCGATGAGAAACACGGTGATGGTTTGGATGTATGCATTCACCGAAGACCCAAACATGCATGTCAAATATGCCCCAAGAAACcaccataa
- the LOC128238050 gene encoding uncharacterized protein LOC128238050 isoform X6 — MFVFIYMLKIKETKDPCYLEVKRNLNNVHMIDKHELQAFGLSTYFDAVNRGEILTEEEKNKWQWFRFMSFYEYKGKGSACILALNGFYHEGSHGQDATRCFSCKVRYSNWQVGDDVKAIHRQLSPACNFHSELGQATVSVAGNNSGQQRPHTDQALCSGQTSEGLGNFPIDDPADYGPSGGRLEPALPGPFRNNDTHDEEGVVGLPCIYPSVNAADHYDDTLSRFNSSTDDGNMHGRDIRVNENVTLNGSPNARLADAREDEPGSNAIIDDHFDNPADVQRTISDAPVESSGNIGRQNHLVDNGCNNIDHQRPNRYGRLTVNLDDDNLGKENARQSETETSEASKLPVAQTARFNGGHNTTSRQHESVGDSVVRTHAYLQMDQALFNNDGKPTINLDDDNLGKEIARQYGTETGEYNTLPVAQAARFNRGHRNASPQHESVGDSVVRTHAYLQMDQALHNNDGKPTVNLDDDNLGKEIARQYGTETGEYNTYLMHQRQHGQRPLTDEKHGDGLDVCIHRRPKHACQICPKKPP; from the exons atgtttgtgtttatatacatgttgaaGATCAAG gaaaCAAAGGATCCATGCTATTTAGAggtaaaaagaaatttaaacaatgtaCACATGATCGACAAACATGAACTGCAAGCATTTGGTCTTTCTACATATTTCGACGCCGTCAACCGTGGGGAAATTCTCACTGaagaggaaaaaaataaatggcaatggTTTAGGTTTATGTCCTTTTATGAATACAAAGGTAAAGGAAGTGCTTGCATATTAGCATTAAATGGATTTTATCACGAGGGAAGCCATGGACAAGATGCCACAAGATGCTTTTCCTGCAAAGTAAGGTACAGTAATTGGCAAGTAGGCGACGACGTGAAAGCAATCCACAGACAACTATCACCTGCGTGCAATTTCCATTCAGAGTTAGGTCAAGCTACTGTATCTGTTGCCGGAAACAATTCAGGACAACAAAGACCGCACACAG ATCAAGCACTTTGTTCGGGACAAACCAGCGAAGGCTTAGGGAACTTCCCCATTGACGATCCAGCTGATTACGGTCCCAGTGGTGGACGACTCGAACCAGCACTACCGGGGCCTTTCAGAAATAATGACACACACGATGAAGAAGGGGTCGTTGGTTTGCCTTGCATATAC CCGAGCGTGAATGCAGCGGACCACTATg ATGACACGCTTTCAAGATTCAACTCTTCAACTGACGATGGGAATATGCACGGAAGAGACATTCGTGTAaacgagaatgtgacattgaatGGAAGCC CTAATGCTAGGCTAGCTGACGCTAGGGAGGACGAACCAGGGTCAAATGCAATAATTGATGACCATTTTGACAATCCAGCCGACGTACAAAGAACCATCAGCGATG CACCCGTTGAAAGCAGCGGAAACATTGGAAGACAGAATCACCTAGTTGATAATGGCTGTAACAACATCGACCATCAAAGACCGAACAGATATG GTAGACTTACCGTCAACCTGGATGATGATAATTTGGGAAAAGAGAATGCCAGACAGTCTGAAACAGAAACAAGCGAAGCCAGCAAAT tACCTGTAGCCCAAACCGCCAGGTTCAACGGAGGTCACAACACAACTTCTCGACAGCATGAAAGTG tcgGTGACAGTGTTGTTCGAACACATGCGTATCTTCAGATGGACCAAGCACTCTTCAATAATGATG GTAAACCTACCATCAACCTGGATGATGATAATTTGGGAAAAGAGATTGCAAGACAGTATGGAACAGAAACAGGTGAATACAACACAT TACCTGTAGCCCAAGCCGCCAGGTTCAACAGAGGTCACAGAAATGCTTCTCCACAGCATGAAAGTG tcgGTGACAGTGTTGTTCGAACACATGCGTATCTGCAGATGGACCAAGCACTCCATAATAATGATG GTAAACCTACTGTCAACCTGGATGATGATAATTTGGGAAAAGAGATTGCAAGACAGTATGGAACAGAAACAGGTGAATACAACACAT ATTTAATGCATCAAAGGCAACATGGTCAACGCCCTCTGACCGATGAGAAACACGGTGATGGTTTGGATGTATGCATTCACCGAAGACCCAAACATGCATGTCAAATATGCCCCAAGAAACcaccataa
- the LOC128238050 gene encoding uncharacterized protein LOC128238050 isoform X1 has product MGNNISIGDNNNFENIHFHLQQNSDEIKYENLASQKDTSNNTSSGEHDDQTVIKSIFKLVKNNLSQQKNVEQTPIEIDEETHITEPFQCNEKVANIKNDLDERTEDNSGEMQHIYAKKIPRYPFHFKETKDPCYLEVKRNLNNVHMIDKHELQAFGLSTYFDAVNRGEILTEEEKNKWQWFRFMSFYEYKGKGSACILALNGFYHEGSHGQDATRCFSCKVRYSNWQVGDDVKAIHRQLSPACNFHSELGQATVSVAGNNSGQQRPHTDQALCSGQTSEGLGNFPIDDPADYGPSGGRLEPALPGPFRNNDTHDEEGVVGLPCIYPSVNAADHYDDTLSRFNSSTDDGNMHGRDIRVNENVTLNGSPNARLADAREDEPGSNAIIDDHFDNPADVQRTISDAPVESSGNIGRQNHLVDNGCNNIDHQRPNRYGRLTVNLDDDNLGKENARQSETETSEASKLPVAQTARFNGGHNTTSRQHESVGDSVVRTHAYLQMDQALFNNDGKPTINLDDDNLGKEIARQYGTETGEYNTLPVAQAARFNRGHRNASPQHESVGDSVVRTHAYLQMDQALHNNDGKPTVNLDDDNLGKEIARQYGTETGEYNTYLMHQRQHGQRPLTDEKHGDGLDVCIHRRPKHACQICPKKPP; this is encoded by the exons ATGGGGAATAATATCAGTATCGGGGACAACAACAATTTcgaaaacatccattttcatcTGCAGCAAAATTCAGATGAAATAAAGTATGAGAACTTAGCATCTCAAAAAGACACCAGTAACAACACTTCTTCAGGCGAACACGATGACCAAACAGTCATTAAATCCATATTCAAACTAGTAAAGAATAATTTATCACAACAAAAAAATGTAGAACAAACACCAATTGAAATCGATGAAGAAACACACATTACTGAACCGTTTCAATGTAATGAAAAAGTAGCGAATATCAAAAATGATTTGGACGAACGTACCGAGGACAATTCCGGCGAAATGCAACACATCTATGCAAAGAAAATTCCGCGATAtccatttcattttaaggaaaCAAAGGATCCATGCTATTTAGAggtaaaaagaaatttaaacaatgtaCACATGATCGACAAACATGAACTGCAAGCATTTGGTCTTTCTACATATTTCGACGCCGTCAACCGTGGGGAAATTCTCACTGaagaggaaaaaaataaatggcaatggTTTAGGTTTATGTCCTTTTATGAATACAAAGGTAAAGGAAGTGCTTGCATATTAGCATTAAATGGATTTTATCACGAGGGAAGCCATGGACAAGATGCCACAAGATGCTTTTCCTGCAAAGTAAGGTACAGTAATTGGCAAGTAGGCGACGACGTGAAAGCAATCCACAGACAACTATCACCTGCGTGCAATTTCCATTCAGAGTTAGGTCAAGCTACTGTATCTGTTGCCGGAAACAATTCAGGACAACAAAGACCGCACACAG ATCAAGCACTTTGTTCGGGACAAACCAGCGAAGGCTTAGGGAACTTCCCCATTGACGATCCAGCTGATTACGGTCCCAGTGGTGGACGACTCGAACCAGCACTACCGGGGCCTTTCAGAAATAATGACACACACGATGAAGAAGGGGTCGTTGGTTTGCCTTGCATATAC CCGAGCGTGAATGCAGCGGACCACTATg ATGACACGCTTTCAAGATTCAACTCTTCAACTGACGATGGGAATATGCACGGAAGAGACATTCGTGTAaacgagaatgtgacattgaatGGAAGCC CTAATGCTAGGCTAGCTGACGCTAGGGAGGACGAACCAGGGTCAAATGCAATAATTGATGACCATTTTGACAATCCAGCCGACGTACAAAGAACCATCAGCGATG CACCCGTTGAAAGCAGCGGAAACATTGGAAGACAGAATCACCTAGTTGATAATGGCTGTAACAACATCGACCATCAAAGACCGAACAGATATG GTAGACTTACCGTCAACCTGGATGATGATAATTTGGGAAAAGAGAATGCCAGACAGTCTGAAACAGAAACAAGCGAAGCCAGCAAAT tACCTGTAGCCCAAACCGCCAGGTTCAACGGAGGTCACAACACAACTTCTCGACAGCATGAAAGTG tcgGTGACAGTGTTGTTCGAACACATGCGTATCTTCAGATGGACCAAGCACTCTTCAATAATGATG GTAAACCTACCATCAACCTGGATGATGATAATTTGGGAAAAGAGATTGCAAGACAGTATGGAACAGAAACAGGTGAATACAACACAT TACCTGTAGCCCAAGCCGCCAGGTTCAACAGAGGTCACAGAAATGCTTCTCCACAGCATGAAAGTG tcgGTGACAGTGTTGTTCGAACACATGCGTATCTGCAGATGGACCAAGCACTCCATAATAATGATG GTAAACCTACTGTCAACCTGGATGATGATAATTTGGGAAAAGAGATTGCAAGACAGTATGGAACAGAAACAGGTGAATACAACACAT ATTTAATGCATCAAAGGCAACATGGTCAACGCCCTCTGACCGATGAGAAACACGGTGATGGTTTGGATGTATGCATTCACCGAAGACCCAAACATGCATGTCAAATATGCCCCAAGAAACcaccataa
- the LOC128238050 gene encoding uncharacterized protein LOC128238050 isoform X5 gives MFVFIYMLKIKVFIFKYKKETKDPCYLEVKRNLNNVHMIDKHELQAFGLSTYFDAVNRGEILTEEEKNKWQWFRFMSFYEYKGKGSACILALNGFYHEGSHGQDATRCFSCKVRYSNWQVGDDVKAIHRQLSPACNFHSELGQATVSVAGNNSGQQRPHTDQALCSGQTSEGLGNFPIDDPADYGPSGGRLEPALPGPFRNNDTHDEEGVVGLPCIYPSVNAADHYDDTLSRFNSSTDDGNMHGRDIRVNENVTLNGSPNARLADAREDEPGSNAIIDDHFDNPADVQRTISDAPVESSGNIGRQNHLVDNGCNNIDHQRPNRYGRLTVNLDDDNLGKENARQSETETSEASKLPVAQTARFNGGHNTTSRQHESVGDSVVRTHAYLQMDQALFNNDGKPTINLDDDNLGKEIARQYGTETGEYNTLPVAQAARFNRGHRNASPQHESVGDSVVRTHAYLQMDQALHNNDGKPTVNLDDDNLGKEIARQYGTETGEYNTYLMHQRQHGQRPLTDEKHGDGLDVCIHRRPKHACQICPKKPP, from the exons atgtttgtgtttatatacatgttgaaGATCAAG gtattcatcttcaaatacaagaag gaaaCAAAGGATCCATGCTATTTAGAggtaaaaagaaatttaaacaatgtaCACATGATCGACAAACATGAACTGCAAGCATTTGGTCTTTCTACATATTTCGACGCCGTCAACCGTGGGGAAATTCTCACTGaagaggaaaaaaataaatggcaatggTTTAGGTTTATGTCCTTTTATGAATACAAAGGTAAAGGAAGTGCTTGCATATTAGCATTAAATGGATTTTATCACGAGGGAAGCCATGGACAAGATGCCACAAGATGCTTTTCCTGCAAAGTAAGGTACAGTAATTGGCAAGTAGGCGACGACGTGAAAGCAATCCACAGACAACTATCACCTGCGTGCAATTTCCATTCAGAGTTAGGTCAAGCTACTGTATCTGTTGCCGGAAACAATTCAGGACAACAAAGACCGCACACAG ATCAAGCACTTTGTTCGGGACAAACCAGCGAAGGCTTAGGGAACTTCCCCATTGACGATCCAGCTGATTACGGTCCCAGTGGTGGACGACTCGAACCAGCACTACCGGGGCCTTTCAGAAATAATGACACACACGATGAAGAAGGGGTCGTTGGTTTGCCTTGCATATAC CCGAGCGTGAATGCAGCGGACCACTATg ATGACACGCTTTCAAGATTCAACTCTTCAACTGACGATGGGAATATGCACGGAAGAGACATTCGTGTAaacgagaatgtgacattgaatGGAAGCC CTAATGCTAGGCTAGCTGACGCTAGGGAGGACGAACCAGGGTCAAATGCAATAATTGATGACCATTTTGACAATCCAGCCGACGTACAAAGAACCATCAGCGATG CACCCGTTGAAAGCAGCGGAAACATTGGAAGACAGAATCACCTAGTTGATAATGGCTGTAACAACATCGACCATCAAAGACCGAACAGATATG GTAGACTTACCGTCAACCTGGATGATGATAATTTGGGAAAAGAGAATGCCAGACAGTCTGAAACAGAAACAAGCGAAGCCAGCAAAT tACCTGTAGCCCAAACCGCCAGGTTCAACGGAGGTCACAACACAACTTCTCGACAGCATGAAAGTG tcgGTGACAGTGTTGTTCGAACACATGCGTATCTTCAGATGGACCAAGCACTCTTCAATAATGATG GTAAACCTACCATCAACCTGGATGATGATAATTTGGGAAAAGAGATTGCAAGACAGTATGGAACAGAAACAGGTGAATACAACACAT TACCTGTAGCCCAAGCCGCCAGGTTCAACAGAGGTCACAGAAATGCTTCTCCACAGCATGAAAGTG tcgGTGACAGTGTTGTTCGAACACATGCGTATCTGCAGATGGACCAAGCACTCCATAATAATGATG GTAAACCTACTGTCAACCTGGATGATGATAATTTGGGAAAAGAGATTGCAAGACAGTATGGAACAGAAACAGGTGAATACAACACAT ATTTAATGCATCAAAGGCAACATGGTCAACGCCCTCTGACCGATGAGAAACACGGTGATGGTTTGGATGTATGCATTCACCGAAGACCCAAACATGCATGTCAAATATGCCCCAAGAAACcaccataa